One part of the Sarcophilus harrisii chromosome 5, mSarHar1.11, whole genome shotgun sequence genome encodes these proteins:
- the LOC100934370 gene encoding dol-P-Glc:Glc(2)Man(9)GlcNAc(2)-PP-Dol alpha-1,2-glucosyltransferase isoform X3 codes for MVDVWLKMEKLEAYYLSAALSCTLLVSCFLFSIINRALREPYMDEIFHLPQAQRFCWGSFQWDPMITTLPGLYLISVGIIKPASWIIGWSQHVVCSIGMLRFVNLLFSIGNFCLLYLLFCKLQHRNKMRKLMQQG; via the exons ATGGTGGACGTTTGGTTAAAGATGGAAAAGCTTGAAGCTTACTATTTGTCGGCAGCCCTAAGCTGCACTTTGCTAGTCTCTTGCTTCCTTTTCTCCATCATAAACCGGGCGCTGCGGGAGCCCTACATGGACGAGATTTTCCATTTACCACAGGCCCAGCGCTTCTGTTGGGGCTCCTTCCAG TGGGATCCTATGATCACTACACTACCCGGTTTATACTTGATTTCTGTTGGAATTATAAAACCTGCCAGTTGGATTATTGGATGGTCTCAACATGTGGTCTGCTCCATAGGAATGCTCAGATTTGTTAATCTGCTCTTCAGTATTGGCAACTTCTGTTTACTCTATTTACTTTTTTGCAAGTTACAGCACAGAAACAAG atgaggaaactgatgcaacagggttaa
- the LOC100934370 gene encoding dol-P-Glc:Glc(2)Man(9)GlcNAc(2)-PP-Dol alpha-1,2-glucosyltransferase isoform X2: MVDVWLKMEKLEAYYLSAALSCTLLVSCFLFSIINRALREPYMDEIFHLPQAQRFCWGSFQWDPMITTLPGLYLISVGIIKPASWIIGWSQHVVCSIGMLRFVNLLFSIGNFCLLYLLFCKLQHRNKLKEAYMTFCG; encoded by the exons ATGGTGGACGTTTGGTTAAAGATGGAAAAGCTTGAAGCTTACTATTTGTCGGCAGCCCTAAGCTGCACTTTGCTAGTCTCTTGCTTCCTTTTCTCCATCATAAACCGGGCGCTGCGGGAGCCCTACATGGACGAGATTTTCCATTTACCACAGGCCCAGCGCTTCTGTTGGGGCTCCTTCCAG TGGGATCCTATGATCACTACACTACCCGGTTTATACTTGATTTCTGTTGGAATTATAAAACCTGCCAGTTGGATTATTGGATGGTCTCAACATGTGGTCTGCTCCATAGGAATGCTCAGATTTGTTAATCTGCTCTTCAGTATTGGCAACTTCTGTTTACTCTATTTACTTTTTTGCAAGTTACAGCACAGAAACAAG CTTAAAGAAGCCTATATGACATTCTGTGGATAA
- the LOC100934370 gene encoding dol-P-Glc:Glc(2)Man(9)GlcNAc(2)-PP-Dol alpha-1,2-glucosyltransferase isoform X1, protein MVDVWLKMEKLEAYYLSAALSCTLLVSCFLFSIINRALREPYMDEIFHLPQAQRFCWGSFQWDPMITTLPGLYLISVGIIKPASWIIGWSQHVVCSIGMLRFVNLLFSIGNFCLLYLLFCKLQHRNKAVSGIQRVLSALTVAVFPTLYFFNFLYYTEAGSVFFVLFAYLMCLYGNHKTSALLGFCGFMFRQTNIVWTVFCAGNIISQKLMEVWKIELQKKEEKLPSNQGLLSECKKILFFLFNYAMNFRNLSVLIGLTWPYILLIIVFIAFVIFNGGIVVGDRSNHEVCMNFPQLFYFFSFTLFFSFPHLLSLAKIKTFLQLVWKHWGEFVVLTVVSLFLVWKFTYVHKYLLADNRHYTFYVWKRIYQRHEYAKYLLVPCYLFAGWNIAESLKSKSIFWKMAFFICLFVVTVSQKLLEFRYFILPYIIYRLNLPMPSLPKLLCELGFYIIINFVTFHLFLNKTFQWPDNVGIQRFMW, encoded by the exons ATGGTGGACGTTTGGTTAAAGATGGAAAAGCTTGAAGCTTACTATTTGTCGGCAGCCCTAAGCTGCACTTTGCTAGTCTCTTGCTTCCTTTTCTCCATCATAAACCGGGCGCTGCGGGAGCCCTACATGGACGAGATTTTCCATTTACCACAGGCCCAGCGCTTCTGTTGGGGCTCCTTCCAG TGGGATCCTATGATCACTACACTACCCGGTTTATACTTGATTTCTGTTGGAATTATAAAACCTGCCAGTTGGATTATTGGATGGTCTCAACATGTGGTCTGCTCCATAGGAATGCTCAGATTTGTTAATCTGCTCTTCAGTATTGGCAACTTCTGTTTACTCTATTTACTTTTTTGCAAGTTACAGCACAGAAACAAG GCTGTCTCAGGTATCCAGAGAGTTTTGTCAGCTTTAACAGTGGCAGTTTTTCCTACACtctatttttttaacttcctcTATTATACAGAAGCAGGATCTGTGTTTTTTGTTCTGTTTGCTTATTTGATGTGCCTTTATGGTAATCATAAAACTTCAGCCCTACTTGGATTTTGTGGCTTCATGTTTCGCCAGACAAATATTGTTTGGACTGTGTTCTGTGCAGGAAATATTATTTCACAAAAGTTAATGGAGGTTTGGAAGATAGAGCtacaaaagaaggaagagaaacttCCATCCAACCAAGGACTACTTTCAGAATGTAAGAagattctgttctttctttttaattatgccATGAACTTTAGGAACTTGAGTGTACTTATTGGTTTAACATGGCCTTATATCCTTTTAATAATCGTATTTAttgcttttgtaatttttaatggTGGAATAGTTGTTGGTGATAGGAGTAACCATGAAGTCTGTATGAATTTTCCTCagctattctattttttttcttttactttatttttttccttccctcacctGCTGTCCCTtgcaaaaattaaaacttttcttcAGTTGGTATGGAAACACTGGGGGGAATTTGTTGTACTTACAGTTGTCTCCCTGTTTTTAGTCTGGAAATTCACTTATGTTCATAAGTATTTGCTAGCAGACAACAGACATTATACATTTTATGTATGGAAAAGAATTTACCAGAGACAtgaatatgcaaaatatttgctAGTTCCTTGCTATTTGTTTGCTGGTTGGAATATTGCTGAGTCATTGAAATCCAAATCCATTTTCTGGAAAATGGCATTTTTCATATGCTTATTTGTAGTCACAGTTTCCCAAAAACTTCTTGAGTTTCGTTACTTCATATTGCCTTATATCATCTATAGACTTAATCTTCCCATGCCATCCCTGCCCAAACTTCTTTGTGAATTaggtttttatattattattaattttgtaacATTTCATCTCTTCCTGAACAAGACATTTCAGTGGCCAGATAATGTTGGTATTCAAAGGTTTATGTGGTGA